In one Platichthys flesus chromosome 3, fPlaFle2.1, whole genome shotgun sequence genomic region, the following are encoded:
- the LOC133950778 gene encoding cytochrome c oxidase subunit 6A, mitochondrial: MAALRSVFKAVLRSSSTQTRRQLSATAGDGHGALAEKWRMLSFLIAVPGVAVCMLNMYLKQTHHSEERPEFVPYSHLRIRTKAFPWGDGKKSLFHNPHVNALPDGYDEDHE, encoded by the exons ATGGCGGCCCTGCGAAGCGTCTTCAAAGCGGTGCTGAGGTCTTCTTCGACCCAGACCCGGCGCCAGCTTTCTGCGACTGCCGGCGACGGACACGGTGCTTTAG CTGAGAAATGGAGGATGCTCAGTTTCTTGATTGCCGTTCCTGGTGTTGCGGTGTGCATGTTGAACATGTACCTGAAGCAGACTCACCATAGCGAGGAACGGCCGGAGTTCGTCCCTTACTCCCACCTTCGCATTCGCACCAAG GCTTTTCCTTGGGGAGATGGCAAGAAAAGCCTTTTCCACAACCCCCATGTGAATGCCCTTCCTGATGGCTATGACGAAGATCATGAGTGA